In Elaeis guineensis isolate ETL-2024a chromosome 1, EG11, whole genome shotgun sequence, a genomic segment contains:
- the GST gene encoding probable glutathione S-transferase GSTF1 codes for MGVKVYGPTMSTCTARVLLCLEEVGAEYELVPINLSTGEHKQPAHLARNPFGQVPAFEDGALMLHESRAIARYVSRKYKSSGADLLKEGGLEESAMVDVWLEVESHQFDPAIGPIFFQSFIVPMIGGVPDQTVINTNLEKLCKVLDIYEARLSKTKYLAGDFFSLADLSHVPLLYYFMGSPHASVVNSRPHVKAWWEAVSSRPACKKVTSAMPGSA; via the exons ATGGGGGTGAAGGTCTATGGGCCAACCATGTCCACGTGCACGGCACGTGTTCTCCTGTGCTTGGAGGAGGTGGGAGCCGAGTACGAGCTGGTGCCCATCAATCTCTCCACCGGTGAACATAAGCAGCCCGCTCACCTCGCCCGTAAC CCCTTCGGTCAGGTGCCTGCCTTTGAGGACGGTGCTCTGATGCTTCACG AATCTCGAGCAATTGCAAGGTACGTTTCGCGCAAATACAAGTCCTCCGGagctgaccttctgaaggagggtggcttggaggagtcggccatGGTGGATGTGTGGTTGGAAGTGGAATCCCACCAATTCGACCCAGCCATCGGTCCCATCTTCTTCCAAAGCTTCATCGTCCCCATGATCGGCGGGGTCCCCGATCAGACGGTCATCAACACCAACTTGGAGAAGCTGTGCAAGGTGCTCGACATCTACGAGGCCAGGCTATCCAAGACCAAGTACTTGGCTGGAGACTTCTTTAGCCTTGCAGACCTCAGTCACGTACCTTTGCTGTACTACTTCATGGGCAGCCCTCATGCATCCGTCGTCAATTCACGGCCGCATGTTAAGGCATGGTGGGAGGCTGTTTCGTCGAGGCCGGCGTGCAAGAAGGTGACCTCTGCGATGCCTGGATCTGCGTGA
- the LOC105032151 gene encoding probable glutathione S-transferase GSTF1, producing MGVKVYGPPMSTCTARVISTLEEMGAEYEVVPIDFEAGEHKQPPHLARNPFGQVPAFEDGDLMLFESRAIARYVARKYKSSGPDLLREGNLQESAMVDLWLEVESQQYNPAIAPIVYQCLVIPMRGGVADQKLIDANVEKLGKVLDVYEDHLSKTKYLAGDFFSLADLSHLPYTHYFMATPYASLFESRPHVQAWWQDLSSRPAVRKTAAAMPTSR from the exons aTGGGGGTGAAGGTATACGGGCCGCCGATGTCCACGTGCACGGCACGTGTGATCTCGACGCTAGAGGAGATGGGGGCCGAGTACGAGGTGGTGCCGATCGACTTCGAGGCCGGTGAACATAAGCAGCCCCCTCACCTCGCCCGAAAC CCCTTTGGTCAGGTGCCGGCGTTCGAGGACGGCGATCTCATGCTCTTCG AATCGCGAGCAATTGCGAGGTACGTGGCACGCAAGTACAAGTCCTCTGGTCCTGACCTTTTGAGGGAGGGTAATTTGCAGGAGTCAGCAATGGTGGATCTGTGGTTGGAAGTGGAGTCCCAACAATACAACCCAGCCATTGCTCCAATTGTCTACCAGTGCCTTGTCATCCCCATGCGTGGAGGTGTCGCCGATCAGAAGCTCATCGATGCGAATGTGGAGAAGCTAGGAAAGGTGCTCGACGTGTACGAGGATCACCTGTCGAAGACCAAATACTTGGCAGGAGACTTCTTCAGCCTTGCTGATCTCAGCCACTTGCCTTACACTCACTACTTCATGGCCACCCCTTATGCATCACTCTTCGAATCACGGCCTCATGTTCAGGCCTGGTGGCAAGATTTGTCATCGAGGCCTGCTGTCAGGAAGACGGCCGCTGCAATGCCGACGTCCAGGTGA
- the LOC105032161 gene encoding probable glutathione S-transferase GSTF1: MARVGKAFLTSLKSNVNLGCCYYHYHFHRHSITYSFLRHLNLPESRAIARYVARKYESSGPDLLREGNLRESAMVDLWLEVESQQYNPAISSIVNQYLIIPIHGGVPDQKLIDANVEKLGMVLDVYEDHLSKTKFFAGDFFSLADLDHLPYTQYLMATPYASLFESRPHVKAWWEELSSRPAARKTTAAMPKSG; encoded by the coding sequence ATGGCCAGAGTTGGCAAGGCCTTTCTAACATCATTAAAATCTAACGTCAACCTTGGCTGTTGTTATTATCATTATCATTTTCATCGTCATTCTATCACTTACTCATTTTTGAGGCATTTGAATTTACCAGAATCGCGAGCAATTGCAAGGTACGTGGCACGCAAGTACGAGTCCTCCGGTCCTGACCTTTTGAGGGAGGGTAATTTGCGGGAGTCGGCAATGGTGGATCTGTGGTTGGAAGTGGAGTCCCAACAATACAACCCAGCCATCTCTTCAATTGTCAACCAGTACCTCATCATCCCCATACATGGAGGTGTCCCTGATCAGAAGCTCATCGATGCGAATGTGGAGAAGCTAGGGATGGTGCTCGACGTGTACGAGGATCACCTGTCCAAGACCAAGTTCTTTGCCGGAGACTTCTTCAGTCTTGCTGATCTCGACCACTTGCCTTACACTCAGTACTTGATGGCCACCCCTTATGCATCACTCTTCGAATCGCGCCCACATGTTAAGGCGTGGTGGGAAGAATTGTCATCAAGGCCTGCTGCCAGGAAGACGACCGCTGCAATGCCAAAATCTGGGTGA
- the LOC105032162 gene encoding probable glutathione S-transferase GSTF1 gives MHDHESDLMRMRVLKLLVNQESRAIARYVARKYKSSGPDLLREGDLQESAVVDQWMEVEAHQYNPAMSPIVFQLFVIPMRGGVPDQQVIDNSLVELEKVLDIYEDRLSKSKYLAGDFFSPADLNHLPLTHYFMTTPYKSLFKSCPHLNGWWEDWSSRPAVKKVTDAMDYAVIPGCKS, from the exons ATGCACGACCACGAAAGTGATCTCATGAGGATGCGTGTATTGAAACTTTTGGTCAACCAGG AATCACGAGCAATTGCAAGGTATGTGGCGCGCAAGTACAAGTCCTCTGGTCCTGACCTGCTGAGGGAGGGTGATTTGCAGGAGTCAGCAGTGGTGGATCAATGGATGGAAGTTGAGGCTCATCAATACAACCCAGCCATGTCTCCTATTGTTTTCCAGTTGTTTGTTATCCCCATGCGTGGAGGGGTCCCTGATCAGCAAGTCATCGACAACAGTTTGGTGGAGCTAGAGAAGGTCCTTGACATATACGAGGACCGGCTGTCCAAGTCCAAATACTTGGCAGGAGACTTCTTCAGTCCTGCTGATCTTAACCATTTGCCTCTCACTCACTACTTCATGACCACTCCTTATAAATCGCTCTTCAAATCGTGCCCACATCTCAATGGATGGTGGGAAGACTGGTCGTCAAGACCTGCAGTCAAGAAGGTGACTGATGCAATG GATTATGCTGTCATTCCTGGCTGCAAGTCTTAG
- the LOC105032152 gene encoding LOW QUALITY PROTEIN: pentatricopeptide repeat-containing protein At5g56310 (The sequence of the model RefSeq protein was modified relative to this genomic sequence to represent the inferred CDS: inserted 1 base in 1 codon): MSIPPLRTTSKTLSPTAQRILHSLNTCTSPSQLLQIQAQILLHNLHPNTTIASSFIDTCLSLGHLSPAFALFSSLRRPHVFVCNTLIRAALLLPSSSSPPPLLIYSHMLQSSVXPNNYTFPLLLKSLPDLQQGRMIHSHVLKTGLSADIYVQNSLLKLYSSCIDMTTCEQLFDEMPVKEVISWTTMIMGYKNCGRPDEALIAFERMQFAGVWPNRVTMVNALTACASHGALEMGVWIHDYIKRSGWELDVILGTSLVDMYGKCGRVDAGVNVFSSMMERNVYTWNSLIRGLALAKSGEEALRWFFRMEHEGVKPDAVTLIGVLCACSHAGLVEMGQRIFSWMVSGRYGFYPGVKHYGCMVDLLGRAGFLNAAVEFIERMPFKPNMVIWGSLLRGCRAHGDLRLSELAVKKLVELEPANVAHYVLLSNLYAESGRWRDAGEVRRLMKEWGLRKDAGWSFTEGMDLKECVG, translated from the exons ATGTCCATCCCTCCACTAAGAACTACCTCCAAAACCCTCAGCCCCACAGCCCAAAGAATCCTCCACTCCCTCAACACCTGCACCTCCCCATCCCAACTCCTCCAAATCCAAGCTCAAATCCTCCTCCACAACCTCCACCCCAACACCACCATCGCCTCCTCCTTCATCGACACCTGCCTCTCCCTCGGCCATCTCTCCCCCGCCTTcgccctcttctcctccctccgCCGCCCCCACGTCTTCGTCTGCAACACCCTCATCCGCGCCGCCCTCCtcctcccctcctcctcctcccctccccccctCCTCATCTACTCCCACATGCTCCAATCCTCCG CCCCCAACAACTACACCTTCCCCTTGCTCCTCAAGTCCCTCCCCGATCTCCAGCAAGGCCGGATGATCCATTCGCATGTCCTCAAGACCGGCCTTTCCGCCGACATCTATGTCCAGAACTCATTGCTAAAACTCTACTCGTCATGCATCGACATGACGACGTGCGAGCAGCTGTTCGACGAAATGCCTGTGAAGGAAGTCATTTCATGGACTACGATGATCATGGGATACAAGAATTGCGGAAGGCCGGATGAGGCCTTGATCGCCTTCGAGCGAATGCAGTTTGCCGGCGTGTGGCCTAACCGTGTCACTATGGTCAATGCTCTCACTGCGTGCGCATCCCACGGTGCACTTGAGATGGGTGTGTGGATTCATGACTATATAAAGAGGAGCGGGTGGGAATTGGATGTGATCTTGGGGACTTCTTTGGTCGATATGTATGGGAAGTGTGGGAGGGTGGATGCTGGTGTGAATGTTTTCTCGAGCATGATGGAGAGGAATGTGTACACCTGGAATTCGCTTATAAGAGGTCTTGCATTGGCTAAGAGTGGCGAGGAGGCATTGAGATGGTTCTTTAGGATGGAGCACGAGGGAGTGAAACCCGATGCAGTTACTCTGATAGGAGTTTTGTGTGCTTGCAGCCATGCAGGGTTGGTGGAGATGGGTCAGCGAATCTTTAGTTGGATGGTGAGCGGAAGATATGGGTTTTATCCCGGAGTAAAACACTATGGATGCATGGTTGATCTCTTGGGACGTGCAGGCTTTCTCAATGCAGCAGTTGAGTTCATAGAGAGGATGCCTTTCAAGCCAAATATGGTCATATGGGGGTCACTGCTGAGAGGTTGTAGAGCTCATGGGGACTTGAGGTTGAGCGAGCTTGCAGTGAAGAAGCTTGTGGAGTTGGAGCCTGCAAATGTTGCGCACTATGTCTTGCTGTCTAATTTGTATGCTGAGAGTGGGAGGTGGAGGGATGCTGGGGAGGTGAGGAGGTTGATGAAGGAATGGGGCCTGAGGAAGGATGCTGGTTGGAGCTTTACAGAAGGCATGGACCTGAAAGAGTGTGTGGGGTAG